GAAACTGCGGCTGTCCTTGCTCACGACACGGTTATCGCCAAGGACATAATAGGTTCCCGGTGGAAGGCTTACGTCCGGCATGCGATCGTCGCAGGACTGCGGTCCCGGTGGGAGATAAGGCTCGAGTATGCGTCTATTGTTGACGTAGACCGACCCTGAATCGAAACGAACATGCACGGCGTCTTCCGGGGTGTCATGCGCCTGCGCCGAAGCCGTTTTCGAGGCGGAGGATTTTGGCCCGCGGGCGATAATCCGCTTCACATAGCGTTTGTTGGGTTCGTTTCGGCTGTCGAATACGACGATATCGCCTTCCTTCAAGGCCTCGATGCCGCTGAAGATCCGGAATTGGCTCAGGATATGCGGCAACTTGAACACAAGAATCCGTTCCCGGTCGTTCAGGGTGGGATTCATCGAAGGCCCTTGAACTTCATAACCTTCTACGATATAAGTCTTTACGATAAAAAATGCGATCAGAAACCAGACCACCATTTTGATGAATTCAATGGCTTCGCGCTTGATTTCTTGGGAGGGGACCGTGGATGGAGGGGGATTTTCC
This genomic window from Candidatus Hydrogenedentota bacterium contains:
- the lepB gene encoding signal peptidase I; the protein is MSESHEDNGIGVLAENPPPSTVPSQEIKREAIEFIKMVVWFLIAFFIVKTYIVEGYEVQGPSMNPTLNDRERILVFKLPHILSQFRIFSGIEALKEGDIVVFDSRNEPNKRYVKRIIARGPKSSASKTASAQAHDTPEDAVHVRFDSGSVYVNNRRILEPYLPPGPQSCDDRMPDVSLPPGTYYVLGDNRVVSKDSRSFGPIDDACLVGRAVLCFWPPGKMRFLR